The uncultured Desulfuromonas sp. genome has a segment encoding these proteins:
- a CDS encoding diaminopimelate decarboxylase: MPMSDAFKQRLFKALPEIAEHYGTPFHIYDEAGIRETGEHLKQVFSGIDGFREYFAVKALPNKQILKLMKEMDFGFDCSSIPELIMSRELGADTEDIMFTSNNTSPEEFVFAEQDGGCILNLDDISLLDKVPNFPELICFRYNPGPRRTGNIIIGNPVEAKYGITHEQVVDAYRKAKELGATRFGLHTMVASNELDYTYMVETARMVLSLAELVKAELDIEFEFVNIGGGFGIPYRPDQAPLDIDTMAKEITEQFDVFKTKNGFVPRMYMESGRFMTGPHGCLVTRAINHKDTYRNYIGVDSCMSALMRPALYEAYHHIDVLGKDNAPKDMTYDVVGSLCENNDKFAVQRELPKIDEGDLLVIHDSGAHGHAMGFQYNGRLRPQELLLRCDGSVELIRRAETVDDYFATQNYTPDSFTPGA, translated from the coding sequence ATGCCCATGTCCGACGCTTTTAAACAGCGCCTGTTCAAAGCCCTGCCTGAAATTGCCGAGCATTACGGAACCCCGTTTCACATTTACGACGAAGCGGGCATCCGCGAAACCGGAGAACACCTGAAACAGGTCTTTTCCGGCATCGATGGCTTTCGCGAATATTTCGCCGTCAAGGCTCTGCCCAACAAGCAGATTCTCAAGCTGATGAAGGAGATGGATTTCGGTTTTGACTGCAGTTCGATCCCTGAACTGATCATGAGTCGTGAGCTGGGTGCTGACACCGAGGACATCATGTTCACCTCGAATAACACCAGCCCGGAAGAGTTTGTCTTTGCCGAGCAGGATGGTGGTTGCATCCTCAACCTCGATGACATCTCTTTGCTCGATAAAGTACCCAACTTTCCCGAGCTGATCTGCTTCCGCTACAACCCCGGTCCGCGCCGTACCGGCAACATCATTATCGGCAACCCGGTGGAAGCCAAATACGGCATCACCCATGAGCAGGTGGTGGACGCCTACCGCAAAGCCAAGGAACTGGGTGCGACCCGCTTTGGTCTGCACACCATGGTCGCCTCCAACGAGCTGGATTACACCTATATGGTGGAAACGGCACGCATGGTGTTGTCGCTGGCTGAACTGGTGAAAGCGGAGCTGGACATTGAGTTTGAGTTCGTCAACATCGGCGGCGGCTTCGGCATCCCCTACCGTCCGGACCAGGCGCCCCTCGACATAGACACCATGGCCAAAGAGATCACTGAGCAGTTTGATGTGTTCAAAACCAAGAACGGTTTTGTGCCGCGCATGTACATGGAGAGCGGTCGTTTTATGACCGGCCCCCATGGTTGCCTGGTCACCCGCGCCATCAACCACAAGGACACCTACCGCAACTACATCGGGGTTGATTCGTGCATGTCGGCGCTGATGCGACCGGCGCTGTATGAGGCCTACCACCACATTGATGTGCTCGGTAAAGACAACGCGCCCAAAGACATGACCTACGATGTCGTCGGCTCTCTGTGTGAAAACAACGACAAATTCGCCGTGCAACGCGAGCTGCCCAAAATTGATGAGGGCGATCTGCTGGTAATTCACGATTCGGGCGCCCATGGCCACGCCATGGGTTTCCAGTATAACGGCCGTCTGCGTCCCCAGGAACTGCTGCTGCGCTGCGATGGCAGCGTTGAACTGATC
- a CDS encoding diguanylate cyclase: MIAKCLCFFFIFILSMAPPLCAETEQVSVQLQWLHQFQFAGFYVAEEQGFYHDAGLDVTMKPYTPGLNVVEEVVQRRAEFGTGKSSLILDRLHGNPVVILGAIFQQSPEILITTRPDIKTPADLAGKKIMITQDQANATSLLSMLMSQGVNLNELHLQPHSSRLQDLISGKTDAMASYLSNEPYQLDQLKIPYRVFNPADYGFSSYGDLLFTSEEQITHHPQRTRAFYSATIKGWQWAFDHIEETAQLIYTRYNTQDKTLDSLIYEGMVLKRLAMGVDKKIGQVNREKLNRTLELYRLTGQINGDTDSLDKAIDPFGFNKSELKIGILAHRGDQQALHRWAPLLDYLNATLEDIHTTLVPIPFDDIPQSVRTQSIDCLIVNPILYVQLENQYGLSRIASLLNRQEDNHSATDQYGGVIFTARNNPLNLSPDMFDGKTVAAVNRNSFGGWLMALETFEENNLSVEGIDLKFLSSHDAVVSAVLNGQADIGIIRTGILEHLQHIGRIQPDDFFIVHEQKYRGFPYRVSTKLYPEWSMAKLRHVPIDTANQLASALLGLSRSSEKTNRAIRHGWTVPIDYSSVHTLLKKLRFPPYDEANLDVKQFIQHYALWFYGILAFLTVLILHAIYSNRHNKHLEREVRRRTRALRKANSNLTRLARTDPLTGLNNRRYFMEFAQQYISLAHRNGTDMQLLSLDLDHFKQINDHYGHEVGDKILKLFATTLVPLLRSTDLLARTGGEEFVICLQNTTQEGAQVFARKILETIRELRYRTAHAESVTVTVSIGIASLTDGENLEDVLRRSDHALYQAKENGRDQYVLAAPPVPPTR, translated from the coding sequence ATGATCGCAAAATGTTTGTGCTTTTTTTTTATTTTCATCCTGTCCATGGCGCCTCCCCTGTGCGCCGAGACCGAGCAAGTCTCTGTGCAGTTGCAATGGCTCCACCAGTTTCAGTTCGCCGGCTTCTATGTTGCTGAAGAACAGGGCTTTTATCATGACGCGGGGCTCGACGTCACCATGAAGCCCTACACTCCAGGACTTAACGTCGTTGAGGAGGTCGTGCAACGCCGCGCTGAATTCGGCACGGGCAAATCTTCGCTGATTCTCGACCGCCTGCACGGCAATCCGGTTGTCATCCTGGGAGCCATCTTTCAACAGTCGCCGGAGATCCTCATCACCACCCGGCCCGACATCAAAACGCCGGCGGACCTTGCCGGGAAAAAGATCATGATCACCCAGGACCAGGCCAATGCCACCAGTCTGTTGTCCATGCTGATGTCGCAAGGGGTCAATCTCAATGAGCTGCATCTCCAACCCCATTCGTCACGCTTACAGGATCTGATTTCCGGCAAAACCGATGCCATGGCCAGCTACCTGTCCAACGAGCCGTACCAGCTGGATCAACTCAAAATCCCCTACCGGGTCTTTAATCCGGCTGATTACGGATTTTCCTCTTATGGTGATCTGCTCTTCACCAGCGAAGAGCAGATCACCCACCATCCGCAGCGAACCCGTGCGTTCTACTCGGCAACGATCAAAGGCTGGCAGTGGGCGTTTGACCACATCGAAGAGACTGCCCAGCTTATCTATACGCGCTACAACACCCAGGACAAAACCCTCGACAGTCTCATTTATGAGGGCATGGTTCTTAAACGACTGGCCATGGGAGTGGACAAAAAAATCGGCCAGGTCAATCGTGAAAAACTCAACCGCACCCTTGAACTGTATCGACTCACCGGCCAGATAAATGGTGACACGGACAGTCTGGATAAGGCGATTGATCCCTTCGGCTTCAATAAATCCGAGCTGAAGATCGGTATCCTGGCTCACCGTGGCGACCAACAGGCGTTGCATCGTTGGGCGCCTCTTCTTGACTATCTAAACGCCACTCTGGAAGATATTCATACCACACTCGTGCCGATTCCTTTCGACGACATCCCGCAAAGCGTCCGCACCCAGTCCATCGATTGTTTAATCGTCAACCCGATCCTTTATGTGCAACTTGAAAATCAATACGGCTTGTCGCGCATCGCCTCGCTGCTCAACCGTCAGGAAGACAACCATTCGGCAACGGATCAGTACGGCGGTGTCATCTTCACGGCGCGTAACAACCCTCTGAATCTGTCACCGGACATGTTCGACGGCAAGACCGTTGCCGCGGTCAATCGCAACTCTTTCGGCGGCTGGTTAATGGCGTTGGAGACGTTTGAGGAAAACAATCTCTCTGTCGAAGGGATTGACCTCAAATTCCTGTCCAGCCATGACGCGGTGGTGTCCGCCGTGCTCAACGGGCAGGCCGATATCGGCATCATCCGGACCGGCATTCTCGAACACCTGCAACACATCGGTCGCATTCAGCCGGATGACTTTTTTATCGTTCATGAACAGAAATATCGCGGGTTTCCCTACCGGGTCAGTACAAAACTCTACCCGGAATGGTCCATGGCCAAATTGCGCCATGTTCCCATCGACACCGCCAACCAATTGGCGTCGGCCTTGTTGGGCCTGTCACGATCTTCGGAAAAAACCAACAGGGCAATCCGCCACGGCTGGACCGTGCCCATCGATTATTCTTCAGTGCATACGCTGCTGAAAAAACTCCGCTTCCCCCCCTACGATGAAGCCAATCTCGATGTGAAGCAGTTTATCCAACATTATGCCTTATGGTTTTACGGTATCCTGGCATTTCTGACCGTGCTGATTCTGCACGCGATTTACAGCAACCGTCACAACAAACATCTGGAACGGGAGGTCCGCCGCCGTACTCGGGCATTACGTAAAGCCAACAGCAACCTGACCCGTCTGGCCCGTACCGATCCGCTGACCGGGCTGAATAACCGACGCTACTTTATGGAGTTTGCCCAGCAATACATCTCTCTGGCCCATAGAAACGGGACGGACATGCAGCTGTTGTCTCTGGATCTTGATCATTTCAAACAGATCAATGATCACTACGGCCATGAGGTGGGCGATAAGATTCTCAAGCTGTTTGCAACAACGCTGGTTCCACTGTTGCGATCCACGGATCTGCTGGCCCGTACCGGCGGCGAGGAATTTGTCATCTGCCTGCAAAACACCACGCAGGAAGGTGCGCAGGTGTTTGCCCGTAAAATCCTTGAAACCATCCGGGAGTTGCGTTACCGGACAGCTCATGCCGAGAGCGTAACCGTTACCGTCAGCATTGGCATCGCATCGTTGACTGACGGTGAAAACCTCGAAGATGTGTTACGCCGTTCAGATCATGCGTTGTATCAGGCCAAAGAAAACGGCCGCGATCAATATGTTCTGGCAGCCCCACCAGTGCCTCCCACCAGGTGA
- a CDS encoding EAL domain-containing protein: protein MPYHPSKRTAFLSTAWGIALTYALLSLLWIYLSDSLLLALGIDLLTLSKLQTWKGSAFVFFTALLLFFLLRHAIKRAFRGEALFHKVVETIPTGIWVVDRDGNVVDFNTAAQSLLKDFGLQAYDDIQGYAKIQAWWCENGQQLLPEEWGISRALTQGETCLREKIDIACADGLRRTVLYSALPLKSNNGSITGAMALVQDITDKRKTDEVLRRFRFSIEQASEAIFWIDQHGRFSFVNDQACRSLGYSQQELEHLYLWEIDPEFPPQRWTLHWQNLKKSNKQVFETTHQRKDGTRFPVEVSANQCVFDNQEYHVAFVRDISLRKKYQQQLEHQSNHDALTGLANRVLLDDRIEQSIVHARRANRYVGIFLLDLDRFKVINDSLGHSQGDTILLKVAERLASCIRPGDTLSRLGGDEFAIVMCDVNATSDIRLMAKKILTVFDTPFSLGGRELRITTSIGTSLFPRDGEHGEDLIRHADAAMYQAKSQGGNSFQFCSTEMDTRAHRALELEADLRLALVRDEFVLHYQPKVQIASGKMNGCEALVRWIHPDKGMVSPGDFIPLAEETGLIIALGSWVLREACRQFKAWQAEGVPPIKIAVNLSARQFLQSDFVEGIQAILNEFDMDPRWLDLELTESMVMQDPDHVAETLARLKEIGFALSLDDFGTGYSSLNYLRRFPIDCLKIDRSFILDVASDTTAASVANSVIGIAHSLGIHAIAEGVETREQYAFLALCECDSIQGFLFSKPLPAAELATLLTNNTTFKPTA, encoded by the coding sequence GTGCCCTACCACCCATCCAAACGAACTGCGTTCTTATCAACAGCATGGGGCATTGCCCTGACCTATGCGCTGCTTTCCCTGTTGTGGATCTACCTTTCTGACAGTCTGTTACTGGCACTCGGCATCGACCTTCTCACATTGTCAAAATTGCAAACATGGAAAGGCAGCGCTTTTGTGTTTTTCACCGCGTTGCTGCTGTTCTTTTTGTTACGCCACGCCATCAAACGTGCTTTTCGCGGCGAAGCGCTGTTCCACAAAGTTGTTGAAACCATTCCCACAGGAATCTGGGTTGTTGATCGTGACGGAAACGTGGTGGATTTCAACACCGCCGCCCAGAGCCTGTTGAAAGACTTCGGCCTCCAGGCCTATGACGACATTCAGGGTTATGCCAAAATTCAGGCCTGGTGGTGCGAGAACGGCCAACAGCTCCTCCCCGAAGAATGGGGGATCTCGCGGGCGTTGACTCAGGGCGAAACCTGTCTGCGGGAGAAAATTGACATCGCCTGTGCTGATGGGCTGCGACGCACAGTCCTGTATTCAGCTCTACCGCTGAAGTCAAACAACGGCAGCATCACCGGTGCCATGGCTCTCGTTCAGGACATCACCGACAAAAGAAAAACCGATGAGGTTTTGAGGCGCTTCCGCTTTTCAATTGAACAGGCTTCGGAAGCAATTTTCTGGATTGATCAGCACGGGCGTTTTTCGTTTGTCAACGATCAGGCCTGTCGTTCCCTCGGTTATTCTCAACAAGAACTCGAGCACCTGTATCTTTGGGAGATTGACCCGGAATTTCCCCCGCAACGCTGGACCCTCCATTGGCAAAACCTGAAAAAAAGCAACAAGCAGGTTTTCGAGACCACCCACCAGCGCAAAGATGGCACCAGGTTTCCTGTCGAAGTCTCCGCGAATCAATGTGTTTTTGACAACCAGGAATATCATGTTGCGTTTGTCCGCGATATCAGTCTGCGAAAGAAATATCAACAACAGCTTGAGCACCAGTCCAACCACGACGCCCTGACCGGGCTGGCCAATCGCGTACTGCTTGATGACCGTATTGAGCAAAGCATTGTCCACGCCAGGCGGGCCAACCGTTACGTCGGGATTTTCCTGCTTGATCTTGATCGTTTTAAAGTGATTAACGACAGCCTGGGACACAGCCAGGGGGATACCATTTTGCTCAAAGTGGCGGAGCGACTTGCCTCCTGCATCCGTCCCGGCGACACCTTGTCACGGCTGGGCGGCGATGAATTCGCCATCGTCATGTGTGACGTCAATGCCACGTCAGATATCCGCCTGATGGCCAAAAAGATTTTAACGGTGTTTGACACGCCGTTTTCCCTGGGGGGGCGTGAGTTGCGCATCACAACCAGTATCGGCACCAGCCTCTTTCCGCGCGACGGGGAACACGGCGAAGACCTGATCCGCCATGCCGATGCCGCCATGTATCAGGCCAAAAGTCAGGGAGGAAACAGCTTTCAATTCTGCTCGACGGAAATGGATACCCGTGCGCACCGCGCTCTGGAACTTGAGGCGGACTTACGTCTGGCACTGGTGAGGGATGAATTTGTCCTGCACTATCAGCCCAAAGTGCAGATTGCCAGCGGTAAGATGAATGGCTGCGAAGCCTTGGTCCGCTGGATTCACCCGGACAAGGGGATGGTTTCTCCGGGGGATTTTATTCCACTGGCCGAGGAAACCGGATTGATCATTGCCCTGGGTTCGTGGGTGCTGCGTGAGGCCTGCCGTCAATTCAAAGCATGGCAGGCTGAAGGAGTGCCGCCGATCAAGATTGCCGTCAACCTGTCTGCCCGACAATTTCTTCAAAGCGACTTTGTTGAGGGCATTCAGGCGATTCTCAATGAATTCGACATGGACCCACGTTGGCTCGACCTCGAATTGACCGAAAGCATGGTGATGCAGGATCCCGATCATGTGGCCGAAACGCTGGCCCGGCTCAAGGAGATCGGCTTCGCCCTGAGCCTCGATGATTTCGGCACCGGCTACTCCAGTCTCAATTACCTGCGTCGCTTTCCCATTGACTGCCTTAAAATCGACCGTTCATTTATCCTGGATGTCGCCTCCGATACCACGGCGGCCTCGGTGGCCAACAGCGTCATCGGCATTGCTCACAGCCTTGGCATTCACGCCATTGCCGAAGGGGTGGAAACCCGTGAGCAGTACGCGTTTCTGGCCCTGTGTGAGTGCGACTCCATCCAGGGCTTTTTATTCAGCAAACCGTTACCGGCAGCGGAACTGGCGACGCTGCTGACCAACAACACCACATTCAAGCCGACGGCATAA
- a CDS encoding methyltransferase domain-containing protein translates to MKTPPSPFDENAAQYDAWFDSRRGRRIFALERDCLRQVLDPLSGRWLEVGVGTGRFAQAFGIATGIDLSSAMLSIAAQRGITTITASAEHLPFAEGTFDGILQVCVFCFLTNPLKVLEECWRVLKNKGHLVIGFIPADSLWGDYHTRRGKQGHSYYSFSRFYTLEEITALATRAGFSLLSHHGCELPSPDEAFTDDGSLRKESFVVVRFTKKISREKLL, encoded by the coding sequence ATGAAAACACCCCCCAGCCCCTTTGACGAGAACGCAGCACAATACGATGCCTGGTTTGACAGCCGCCGCGGCAGGCGAATTTTTGCGTTGGAACGCGATTGCCTGCGCCAGGTTCTCGATCCGTTATCAGGCCGCTGGTTGGAAGTGGGTGTCGGAACCGGCCGTTTTGCCCAGGCATTCGGCATTGCCACCGGCATCGACCTCTCTTCGGCCATGCTCAGCATCGCAGCGCAACGCGGCATTACCACCATAACCGCGTCAGCCGAACACCTGCCCTTTGCAGAGGGCACGTTTGACGGTATCCTTCAAGTGTGTGTCTTCTGCTTCCTCACTAATCCCCTCAAGGTGTTAGAGGAATGTTGGCGCGTGCTGAAAAACAAGGGGCACCTGGTGATCGGCTTCATTCCGGCCGACAGTCTCTGGGGGGACTACCATACCCGCCGCGGCAAACAGGGGCACAGTTATTACTCCTTCTCGCGATTTTACACGCTGGAGGAAATCACCGCCCTGGCTACACGAGCCGGATTTTCCCTGTTGTCTCACCACGGCTGTGAACTGCCGTCGCCCGATGAGGCATTTACCGATGACGGCAGCCTGCGCAAGGAAAGCTTTGTCGTGGTGCGCTTTACTAAAAAAATCTCGCGCGAAAAACTCCTCTGA
- a CDS encoding hydrolase encodes MNHHPTLLNREQALLLIIDVQERLAKAMNNRDSVEQAIVQLQTGMEILEVPTLVTEQYPKGLGPTVDGIKTAAKEMSCVEKTAFSCCGEESFQPHLAHYNRKQIVVTGMETHVCVLQTVLDLLEAGYQVHVPITATCSRSDVNRDNALSRMQQAGAILTNVESVLFELVRDAGAPTFKAISKLVV; translated from the coding sequence ATGAATCATCATCCAACGCTGTTAAATCGGGAGCAGGCGCTGCTGTTAATCATCGATGTTCAGGAACGCCTGGCGAAAGCCATGAACAACCGCGACAGCGTCGAACAGGCGATTGTCCAACTGCAAACCGGGATGGAGATCCTGGAGGTGCCGACACTGGTCACGGAGCAATATCCGAAAGGGTTGGGCCCAACGGTTGACGGCATCAAAACGGCGGCAAAGGAAATGAGTTGCGTTGAAAAGACGGCGTTCAGCTGTTGCGGTGAAGAGAGCTTCCAGCCGCATCTGGCCCACTATAACCGCAAGCAGATCGTGGTGACCGGCATGGAAACCCATGTCTGCGTGCTGCAGACGGTTCTGGATCTGTTGGAAGCGGGCTATCAGGTGCATGTGCCGATCACGGCCACCTGCTCACGTTCGGACGTCAACCGCGACAATGCCCTGAGTCGCATGCAGCAGGCCGGGGCGATTCTGACCAATGTGGAGTCGGTGCTGTTTGAGCTGGTGCGCGATGCCGGAGCACCGACGTTCAAAGCGATTTCCAAGCTGGTGGTCTGA
- a CDS encoding AAA family ATPase, producing MHNPENGSDNLLVETMLNASFYDHPVVDVALVETHISWVFLAGDFVYKVKKPIDFGFLDFSTRAKRKFFCEEELRLNRRLAPQLYLDVVAIGGTDNALSLHGQPVQDYAVKMRRFPQTQQLDEMLRDGRLTGTHLDRFADAMATFHEQALVAQPESHYGTAPVVYAPVEQNFFQIRRHLPTADLAHQVDQLEKWSRTAYERLQDTLARRKAQGFIRECHGDAHLANMAWYNDGPVFFDCIEFNADLRWIDVMNEVAFLVMDLEDHGRHDLGWRFLNRYLEQTGDYPGILVLQFYKVYRALVRAKVACLRLAQSGLTDTERTADLELVKSYLNLAERDTQPRQPQLILTHGLSGSGKSTFVNQLAPQVGAVCLHSDHERKRLFGFAANENSRSPIHGGIYSAEAGRTTYTHLHDLADTLLGAGVTTIVDATFLKRQDREQFKQLADRHQVALTLLDFSVPEAELRRRIRLRAEQGMAVSEAGEEVLDGQISTAEPLEKSEMACCVLITLHTDVGQIAEQISCSDA from the coding sequence ATGCACAACCCTGAAAATGGATCCGACAACCTCTTGGTCGAAACCATGCTTAACGCGTCGTTTTACGATCATCCGGTCGTAGACGTTGCCTTGGTCGAAACCCATATTTCGTGGGTCTTTCTCGCGGGCGACTTCGTCTACAAGGTTAAAAAACCGATTGATTTCGGCTTTCTGGATTTCTCAACACGGGCGAAACGGAAGTTTTTCTGCGAGGAGGAGTTGCGTCTGAATCGGCGTCTGGCACCACAGCTTTATCTGGACGTGGTCGCCATCGGTGGGACGGACAATGCCCTTTCCTTGCACGGTCAGCCGGTACAGGACTATGCCGTAAAGATGCGGCGTTTTCCCCAAACGCAACAACTGGATGAGATGCTGCGTGACGGACGCCTGACCGGCACGCACCTGGACCGTTTTGCCGATGCCATGGCCACGTTTCATGAACAGGCATTGGTAGCACAACCCGAAAGCCACTATGGCACGGCCCCGGTGGTCTATGCCCCGGTGGAACAGAATTTTTTCCAAATTCGCCGCCATCTGCCCACAGCCGACCTCGCGCACCAGGTTGATCAATTGGAGAAGTGGAGCCGCACGGCTTACGAGCGTTTGCAAGACACGCTGGCACGGCGTAAAGCACAAGGCTTTATCCGCGAGTGTCACGGTGATGCCCATCTTGCCAACATGGCCTGGTACAACGATGGGCCGGTGTTTTTTGATTGCATTGAATTCAACGCGGACCTGCGCTGGATTGATGTGATGAACGAGGTGGCCTTTCTGGTCATGGACCTGGAGGACCACGGTCGCCACGACCTTGGTTGGCGATTTCTCAATCGTTATCTGGAACAGACCGGCGATTATCCGGGCATACTGGTGCTGCAGTTTTATAAAGTCTATCGGGCTTTGGTACGTGCCAAAGTGGCTTGTCTGCGTCTGGCTCAGTCCGGGTTGACCGACACGGAACGCACGGCGGATCTGGAGCTGGTGAAGAGTTACCTCAACCTCGCCGAGCGTGATACGCAGCCCCGTCAACCGCAGCTGATTCTCACCCATGGTCTCTCCGGCTCCGGCAAGAGCACCTTTGTCAATCAACTGGCCCCACAGGTTGGCGCGGTTTGCCTGCATTCGGACCACGAACGCAAACGCCTGTTTGGCTTTGCAGCAAATGAAAACAGCCGCTCGCCGATTCACGGCGGCATCTATTCTGCCGAGGCTGGGCGCACAACCTACACCCATTTGCATGATCTGGCCGACACGCTACTCGGTGCCGGCGTGACGACCATTGTCGATGCCACCTTTCTCAAGCGCCAGGATCGTGAACAGTTCAAGCAGCTGGCCGATCGTCATCAGGTTGCGTTAACGCTACTCGATTTCAGCGTACCCGAGGCCGAGCTGCGTCGCCGTATTCGTTTGCGCGCAGAACAGGGCATGGCCGTTTCAGAAGCCGGGGAAGAGGTGCTTGATGGCCAAATCTCAACGGCGGAGCCGCTGGAAAAGTCGGAGATGGCGTGCTGTGTCCTCATTACGTTACACACGGATGTCGGTCAGATCGCTGAACAGATAAGCTGTTCAGATGCATGA
- a CDS encoding PEP-CTERM sorting domain-containing protein, with protein MKKIGFILLFLFSFTASAFAASFNVGINVTNESSWSFSDGTNQLTPLFSGTSFYEGSAYADGSDDFSGWWQGSLGFTVTNYNVALPARLQTDLFSADDRAALFINGTLLQMVGIYGPGTGDFDWTKDPTYASHESGLSFVGNYGYQNVAEPYFFDLSGILHEGNNVLSIIVNDTNHGIYGYTTDVVTANTSLRFNGLVTYAETGTPVPEPSSLFLLGSALLGLIWVKVKLEK; from the coding sequence ATGAAAAAAATTGGTTTTATTCTTTTATTCCTGTTTTCTTTCACCGCCAGCGCTTTTGCAGCAAGCTTCAATGTCGGCATCAACGTGACGAATGAAAGCAGTTGGTCATTCAGCGATGGCACCAATCAACTCACCCCGCTTTTTTCCGGCACTTCATTTTATGAAGGATCGGCCTATGCGGACGGCTCGGACGACTTCAGTGGCTGGTGGCAGGGGAGCCTTGGTTTTACCGTCACAAATTATAATGTCGCATTGCCGGCACGTTTGCAGACCGATCTCTTTAGCGCGGATGACCGGGCCGCCCTGTTCATCAACGGCACCCTGTTACAGATGGTCGGCATTTACGGACCGGGAACCGGCGACTTCGACTGGACCAAAGACCCGACCTATGCAAGCCATGAATCCGGCTTGAGCTTCGTCGGCAATTACGGCTATCAGAATGTTGCAGAACCATATTTTTTTGATTTGTCCGGAATTCTCCATGAAGGCAACAATGTCTTATCCATCATTGTCAACGACACCAATCATGGTATTTACGGATATACAACAGATGTTGTCACAGCAAACACCAGCCTCCGGTTTAACGGACTGGTCACCTATGCCGAGACAGGCACGCCCGTCCCCGAGCCCTCCTCACTTTTTTTGTTAGGCTCAGCACTTCTCGGCCTGATCTGGGTAAAGGTCAAATTAGAAAAATAA
- a CDS encoding 4Fe-4S binding protein, with translation MKTLLAAAATIAFVVVFSILSVQLWAEKEEVIAPDVALTINAQMTVAEFAEMNHLNKPLLKEVFSLTAKEQLQQPIGAFGLTLEQITTQVNQKRALAEEQASKNWFKIPLKFVLWFAFLGMSFVLLRRKKMTRKTRMILYACSFVLFGVVLGADPSPMGTVKDAIVLYGAKGVVFKPRLVAFGVFTLTVVLANKFICSWGCQLGTLQDFLFRLNRNSSDSAAGPLPQFKIPFVVSNTIRVLFLVALTWVAFAWAYDISHEIDPFKIFKPLKLSLWGWGFVVGILVASLFVYRPWCHLFCPFGLTGWLFEKLSVFKIKVDYDTCISCRACEKACPTTVMAAILDQDKKVIPDCFSCGNCLESCPTDAVSFSRGRRQKPPVDGEAA, from the coding sequence ATGAAAACCTTGCTTGCCGCTGCTGCGACCATCGCTTTCGTCGTCGTCTTTTCAATTCTGTCCGTCCAACTGTGGGCGGAAAAAGAAGAAGTGATCGCGCCGGACGTGGCGTTGACCATTAACGCTCAGATGACGGTTGCCGAGTTTGCTGAAATGAATCATTTGAACAAACCGTTGCTCAAAGAGGTGTTCTCACTGACCGCCAAAGAGCAACTGCAACAGCCGATTGGCGCGTTCGGCTTGACCTTGGAGCAGATTACCACGCAGGTCAATCAGAAGCGGGCTCTGGCCGAGGAACAGGCGAGCAAAAACTGGTTCAAGATTCCCCTTAAATTTGTTCTGTGGTTTGCCTTTCTGGGTATGAGTTTTGTTCTACTGCGCCGAAAGAAAATGACCCGTAAAACACGCATGATTCTCTATGCCTGCAGCTTCGTTTTGTTTGGTGTCGTGCTCGGTGCCGATCCCAGCCCCATGGGTACCGTCAAGGATGCCATTGTTCTTTATGGCGCCAAAGGCGTGGTGTTTAAACCGCGGCTGGTGGCATTTGGTGTCTTTACCTTAACCGTGGTGCTGGCCAATAAATTCATCTGCTCATGGGGCTGCCAGCTCGGCACCCTGCAGGATTTTCTCTTCCGCCTCAATCGCAACAGCAGCGACTCCGCTGCCGGGCCATTGCCGCAATTTAAAATTCCCTTTGTCGTCAGCAACACCATTCGTGTGCTGTTTCTGGTTGCCCTGACCTGGGTGGCTTTTGCCTGGGCCTATGACATCAGCCATGAAATTGATCCGTTCAAGATTTTCAAGCCATTGAAATTGTCGCTGTGGGGGTGGGGTTTTGTGGTGGGGATTCTCGTGGCCAGCCTGTTTGTTTACCGGCCATGGTGCCATCTGTTCTGCCCGTTTGGCCTGACCGGCTGGCTGTTTGAAAAGCTGAGTGTGTTCAAGATCAAGGTGGACTACGACACATGCATCTCCTGCCGTGCCTGTGAAAAAGCCTGCCCCACTACGGTGATGGCTGCCATACTCGATCAGGACAAGAAGGTGATCCCCGATTGCTTTTCCTGTGGCAACTGCCTGGAATCCTGCCCGACCGATGCGGTGTCTTTCTCCCGAGGTCGACGGCAGAAGCCGCCGGTTGATGGAGAGGCGGCATAG